The following proteins are encoded in a genomic region of Brachypodium distachyon strain Bd21 chromosome 1, Brachypodium_distachyon_v3.0, whole genome shotgun sequence:
- the LOC100841700 gene encoding leaf-specific thionin DB4, with the protein MASNNGLKSAIICVLVLGLVLEQVQVEGKSCCKTTIARNCYNLCRAAGGARQVCASTCGCKIISGNKCPSSFPKMDLLPESGEPDAIKYCNIGCSSTVCDNMNHVFRGEEMKINVELCLNACVSFCNGNEADVASVAA; encoded by the exons ATGGCAAGCAACAATGGTCTTAAGAGCGCGATCATTTGTGTCCTCGTACTGGGGCTAGTTCTGGAGCAGGTCCAAGTAGAGGGGAAGAGTTGCTGCAAAACCACGATTGCAAGAAACTGTTACAACCTCTGCCGTGCCGCAGGGGGTGCCCGACAAGTCTGCGCAAGTACTTGTGGATGTAAAATCATAAGTGGCAATAAATGTCCGTCTAGCTTTCCTAAAATGGACCTTCTCCCTGAATCCG GTGAACCTGATGCCATTAAGTACTGCAACATCGGATGTAGCTCTACCGTGTGTGACAACATGAACcatg TTTTTCGCGGCGAAGAGATGAAAATCAACGTGGAACTCTGCCTCAATGCATGTGTGAGTTTTTGTAACGGGAATGAGGCTGATGTTGCATCGGTTGCAGCCTAA